One Kitasatospora sp. NBC_01287 DNA window includes the following coding sequences:
- a CDS encoding helix-turn-helix transcriptional regulator gives MNELTDQSGIGPRVLRLRTERGLTQRALAEPDYTAAYISTLEAGRVRPSGTALRYLADRLGVSVEQLATGRPPHLAAELGLRLAEARQLLCAGEPAEAAPRFAELAAEAERHGLAEQWSAALLGLGDCALDTGELDQAIEHFQAAEDLLREAPLPARVPALRGRAVAHLLAGDLRYACYLLESAIDQLNTGGLADPHALLLLYSAVIAPYMDLGAHRRAAQAADLALALAPQVADPALVARLHRGVARTLLAEGRAAEAEASLAKAQELYQQLRIRTELAHCHWMRGYLRAQDGDLPAAERELRTARELLARGQATLYLQQIDVELADVLRRAGRSTEATALLADLLDSLHPGRGAVHGGAAHRLLGRIAEEQGDAAAAEAHYRTALELLAGAGAAADLADLCRLLGDLLRRTGRLEAALDVYRSGLGHQAAPGTTTLGPAPAAPPL, from the coding sequence ATGAACGAGCTGACGGACCAGAGCGGCATCGGCCCGCGGGTGCTGCGGCTGCGCACCGAGCGCGGCCTGACCCAGCGCGCCCTCGCGGAGCCCGACTACACCGCCGCGTACATCTCCACCCTGGAGGCGGGCAGGGTCCGCCCCTCCGGGACGGCGCTGCGCTACCTGGCCGACCGCCTGGGGGTCAGCGTGGAGCAGCTCGCCACCGGGCGGCCGCCGCACCTGGCCGCCGAGCTCGGCCTGCGCCTGGCCGAGGCCCGCCAGCTGCTCTGCGCCGGCGAGCCGGCCGAGGCGGCCCCGCGCTTCGCCGAACTCGCCGCCGAGGCCGAGCGGCACGGCCTGGCCGAGCAGTGGTCGGCGGCCCTGCTGGGCCTGGGCGACTGCGCGCTGGACACCGGCGAACTCGACCAGGCGATCGAGCACTTCCAGGCCGCCGAGGACCTGCTGCGGGAGGCCCCGCTGCCTGCCCGGGTGCCCGCGCTGCGCGGCCGCGCGGTGGCCCACCTGCTCGCGGGCGACCTGCGGTACGCGTGCTACCTGCTGGAGAGCGCGATCGACCAGCTCAACACCGGTGGCCTGGCCGACCCGCACGCCCTGCTGCTGCTCTACTCCGCGGTGATAGCCCCCTACATGGACCTGGGCGCGCACCGCCGCGCCGCCCAGGCCGCCGACCTCGCCCTCGCGCTCGCCCCGCAGGTGGCGGACCCGGCGCTGGTGGCCCGGCTGCACCGCGGGGTCGCCCGCACGCTGCTCGCCGAGGGCCGGGCGGCCGAGGCCGAGGCCTCGCTCGCCAAGGCCCAGGAGCTCTACCAGCAGCTGCGGATCCGCACCGAACTCGCGCACTGCCACTGGATGCGCGGCTACCTGCGCGCCCAGGACGGCGACCTGCCCGCCGCCGAGCGCGAACTGCGCACCGCGCGCGAACTGCTGGCGCGGGGTCAGGCAACCCTCTACCTGCAGCAGATCGACGTCGAGCTGGCCGACGTGCTGCGCCGCGCCGGCCGCTCGACGGAGGCGACGGCGCTCCTGGCCGACCTGCTGGACTCGCTGCACCCGGGCCGCGGCGCGGTGCACGGCGGCGCCGCGCACCGGCTGCTGGGCCGGATCGCCGAGGAGCAGGGCGACGCGGCGGCCGCCGAGGCGCACTACCGCACCGCGCTGGAGCTGCTGGCCGGCGCGGGTGCGGCGGCCGACCTGGCGGACCTGTGCCGGCTGCTGGGCGACCTGCTGCGCCGCACCGGGCGGCTGGAGGCGGCACTGGACGTCTACCGCAGCGGGTTGGGGCACCAGGCCGCGCCGGGCACCACGACGCTCGGCCCGGCCCCGGCCGCGCCGCCGCTCTGA
- a CDS encoding twin-arginine translocation signal domain-containing protein, translating to MAARPLVARQPNERLQSLIQEASCSNAGLARRVNLCGAEHGLDLRYDKTSVARWLRGQQPRGQAPAVIAEALGRKLGRGVTVDEIGMADGKNLTSGVGLQFAPTLSGALEQVCELWRSDVSRRDFLGGATVAASALVEPSRDWLITPPDPVVARTGGPRVGPADVAAIRATTEMLVDLDHRFGSGHVRPVVVHYLNSVVSGLLSGGYREETGRQLFGAVARLTELAGYMAVDTGQPGLAQRYYIQALRLAQAADDRGYGGYVLAASMSHLAATLGNPREIAQLARAAQEGARSVATPTAMAMFYAAEARGHALLGDVRSCELVAAKAVAAMEQRNPQDDPDWIAHFDEAYLADELAHCYRDLELAKQAERQARIALDLHPVTRVRRRAVDLVLLATAQLQQREIERACETGAQAMRLLGGLRSNRGVEYLDDFRRRLEPYREHRVVREFQQRAEVEAA from the coding sequence ATGGCCGCGAGACCACTCGTCGCACGACAGCCCAACGAGCGTCTGCAGTCGCTGATCCAGGAGGCGAGCTGCTCCAACGCGGGTCTCGCCCGCCGGGTCAACCTCTGCGGCGCCGAGCACGGGCTCGATCTGCGCTACGACAAGACCTCGGTCGCCCGCTGGCTGCGCGGCCAGCAACCGCGCGGCCAGGCACCGGCGGTGATCGCCGAGGCGCTGGGCCGCAAGCTCGGCCGCGGGGTGACCGTGGACGAGATCGGCATGGCCGACGGCAAGAACCTGACCTCGGGCGTGGGCCTGCAGTTCGCTCCCACGCTGAGCGGCGCGCTGGAGCAGGTCTGCGAGCTGTGGCGCAGCGACGTCAGCCGCCGCGACTTCCTGGGCGGCGCCACGGTGGCCGCCTCCGCGCTGGTCGAGCCCAGCCGGGACTGGCTGATCACCCCGCCGGACCCGGTGGTCGCCCGCACCGGCGGCCCGCGGGTGGGGCCGGCCGATGTCGCGGCGATCCGGGCCACCACCGAGATGCTGGTCGACCTGGACCACCGCTTCGGCAGCGGGCACGTGCGCCCGGTGGTGGTGCACTACCTGAACAGCGTGGTCTCGGGGCTGCTCAGCGGGGGCTACCGGGAGGAGACCGGGCGTCAGTTGTTCGGCGCGGTGGCCAGGCTGACCGAACTGGCCGGCTACATGGCGGTGGACACCGGCCAACCCGGGCTGGCCCAGCGGTACTACATCCAGGCGCTGCGCCTGGCCCAGGCCGCCGACGACCGGGGCTACGGCGGCTACGTGCTGGCCGCCTCGATGAGCCACCTGGCGGCCACCCTGGGCAACCCCCGGGAGATCGCCCAACTCGCCCGGGCCGCGCAGGAGGGCGCCCGTTCGGTGGCCACCCCGACCGCGATGGCGATGTTCTACGCCGCCGAGGCGCGCGGCCACGCGCTGCTGGGGGACGTGCGATCCTGCGAGCTGGTGGCGGCCAAGGCGGTCGCCGCGATGGAGCAGCGCAACCCGCAGGACGACCCGGACTGGATCGCGCACTTCGACGAGGCCTACCTCGCCGACGAACTGGCGCACTGCTACCGGGACCTGGAGCTGGCCAAGCAGGCCGAGCGGCAGGCCAGGATCGCCCTCGACCTGCACCCGGTCACCCGGGTGCGGCGCCGGGCGGTGGACCTGGTGCTGCTGGCCACCGCGCAGTTGCAGCAGCGCGAGATCGAACGGGCCTGCGAGACCGGGGCCCAGGCGATGCGGCTGCTGGGCGGGCTGCGCTCCAACCGGGGCGTGGAGTACCTGGACGACTTCCGGCGGCGGCTGGAGCCGTACCGGGAGCACCGGGTGGTGCGCGAGTTCCAGCAGCGGGCGGAGGTGGAGGCCGCGTGA
- a CDS encoding metal-dependent transcriptional regulator — translation MSGLIDTTEMYLRTILELEEEGITPMRARIAERLDQSGPTVSQTVGRMERDGLLQVAGDRHLELTEEGRRLAVRVMRKHRIAECLLVDVIGLEWEEVHEEACRWEHVMSETVERKVLAMLGHPTQSPYGNPIPGLDELGDTKAEGEGFDSALVTLDSLRPGDAGASVVVRRIGEPIQTDEELMRTLRRAGVRPGATIQVNAAVGGVLVGSGGESAELGKEIAAHVFVAHP, via the coding sequence ATGTCTGGGCTGATCGATACCACTGAGATGTACCTTCGCACCATCCTGGAGCTGGAGGAAGAGGGCATCACCCCGATGCGCGCCCGGATCGCCGAGCGGCTGGACCAGAGCGGGCCGACGGTCAGCCAGACGGTCGGCCGGATGGAGCGCGACGGCCTGCTGCAGGTCGCCGGCGATCGCCATCTGGAGCTGACCGAGGAGGGGCGTCGGCTCGCGGTGCGGGTGATGCGCAAGCACCGGATCGCCGAATGCCTGCTGGTCGACGTGATCGGCCTGGAGTGGGAGGAGGTGCACGAGGAGGCCTGTCGCTGGGAGCACGTGATGAGCGAGACGGTCGAGCGCAAGGTGCTCGCCATGCTCGGCCACCCCACCCAGTCCCCCTACGGCAACCCGATCCCCGGGCTGGACGAGCTCGGTGACACCAAGGCCGAGGGTGAGGGCTTCGACTCCGCCCTGGTGACCCTCGACTCGCTGCGCCCCGGTGACGCCGGTGCCAGCGTGGTGGTCCGCCGGATCGGTGAGCCGATCCAGACGGACGAGGAGCTGATGCGCACCCTGCGCAGGGCCGGGGTGCGTCCCGGGGCCACCATCCAGGTCAACGCGGCGGTGGGCGGTGTGCTGGTCGGCAGCGGCGGGGAGTCCGCCGAACTCGGCAAGGAGATCGCCGCCCACGTCTTCGTCGCCCACCCCTGA
- the purU gene encoding formyltetrahydrofolate deformylase — protein sequence MEQQSATEPIPSEPIPSEPTQYVLTLSCPDKQGIVHAVSSYLFMTGCNIIDSQQFGDRDTDSRLFFMRVHFSAEAPVSAEGLRASFAAIGASFGMEWEIHPAEARMRVVLMVSKFGHCLNDLLFRASIGALPVEIAAVVSNHTDFKELTASYGIPFVHVPVTRETRAQAERQLLELVEAESVELVVLARYMQVLSDDLCKALSGRVINIHHSFLPSFKGAKPYHQAHARGVKLIGATAHYVTADLDEGPIIEQEVARVQHDVTPEQLVALGRDVECQALARAVKWHSEHRVLLNGTRTVVFA from the coding sequence GTGGAGCAGCAGAGCGCGACCGAGCCGATCCCGAGCGAGCCGATCCCGAGCGAGCCGACCCAGTACGTGCTGACGCTGTCCTGCCCGGACAAGCAGGGGATCGTGCACGCGGTCTCCAGCTACCTCTTCATGACCGGCTGCAACATCATCGACAGCCAGCAGTTCGGCGACCGGGACACCGACAGCCGGCTCTTCTTCATGCGCGTGCACTTCTCGGCCGAGGCGCCGGTGAGCGCCGAGGGCCTGCGGGCCAGCTTCGCCGCGATCGGCGCCTCCTTCGGCATGGAGTGGGAGATCCACCCGGCCGAGGCGCGGATGCGGGTGGTGCTGATGGTCAGCAAGTTCGGCCACTGCCTGAACGACCTGCTGTTCCGCGCCTCGATCGGCGCGCTGCCGGTGGAGATCGCCGCGGTGGTCTCCAACCACACCGACTTCAAGGAACTCACCGCCTCCTACGGCATCCCCTTCGTGCACGTGCCGGTGACCCGGGAGACCAGGGCGCAGGCCGAGCGGCAGTTGCTGGAGCTGGTCGAGGCCGAGTCGGTCGAGCTGGTGGTGCTGGCCCGCTACATGCAGGTGCTCTCGGACGACCTCTGCAAGGCGCTCTCCGGCCGGGTGATCAACATCCACCACTCCTTCCTGCCGAGCTTCAAGGGCGCCAAGCCCTACCACCAGGCGCACGCCCGCGGCGTGAAGCTGATCGGCGCGACCGCGCACTACGTCACCGCCGACCTCGACGAGGGGCCGATCATCGAGCAGGAGGTGGCCCGGGTGCAGCACGACGTGACGCCCGAGCAACTGGTCGCGCTCGGCCGGGACGTGGAGTGCCAGGCGCTGGCCCGCGCGGTGAAGTGGCACAGCGAGCACCGGGTGCTGCTGAACGGCACCCGCACCGTGGTCTTCGCCTGA
- a CDS encoding alpha/beta fold hydrolase — MQPRLVKTADCRRLAVQTFGNPAGRPVFLLHGTPGSRLGPTPRSTVLYNLGVHLIAFDRPGYGGSDRLHGRQVAAAAADVRAVADDLGLERFAVVGRSGGGPHALACGALLPERVHRVAALVCLAPHDGEGLDWYAGMTAANVRDYRAAERDHLRIAATMAQRARRIRDDPATLLAGLRQELSGPDRVMISDAGLRRELQRNYREAFRQNGDGWIDDVLAFTTSWGFKTQDVTTPTWLWHGADDMWSPVEHSRWLAAHIPDATLFLEPGAAHFASFRVLTAALKWAAAEPD, encoded by the coding sequence GTGCAGCCCCGACTGGTGAAGACCGCCGACTGCCGCAGACTCGCGGTGCAGACCTTCGGCAACCCTGCCGGCCGCCCCGTCTTCCTGCTGCACGGCACGCCCGGCAGCCGGCTCGGGCCGACCCCGCGCAGCACCGTGCTCTACAACCTGGGCGTGCACCTGATCGCCTTCGACCGCCCCGGCTACGGCGGCTCCGACCGGCTGCACGGCCGCCAGGTCGCCGCCGCCGCCGCCGACGTGCGGGCGGTCGCCGACGACCTGGGCCTGGAGCGCTTCGCCGTGGTGGGCCGATCCGGCGGCGGGCCGCACGCGCTGGCCTGCGGCGCCCTGCTGCCCGAGCGGGTGCACCGGGTGGCCGCGCTGGTCTGCCTGGCCCCGCACGACGGCGAGGGCCTGGACTGGTACGCCGGGATGACGGCCGCCAACGTCCGCGACTACCGGGCCGCGGAGCGCGACCACCTGCGGATCGCCGCCACCATGGCGCAGCGGGCCCGCCGGATCAGGGACGATCCGGCCACCCTGCTCGCCGGGCTGCGCCAGGAACTCTCCGGCCCCGACCGGGTGATGATCTCGGACGCGGGCCTGCGCCGGGAGCTGCAGCGCAACTACCGGGAGGCGTTCCGGCAGAACGGCGACGGCTGGATCGACGACGTGCTCGCCTTCACCACCAGCTGGGGCTTCAAGACGCAGGACGTCACCACACCCACCTGGCTCTGGCACGGCGCCGACGACATGTGGTCCCCGGTCGAGCACTCGCGCTGGCTGGCCGCGCACATCCCCGACGCCACCCTCTTCCTGGAGCCGGGGGCCGCGCACTTCGCGTCCTTCCGGGTGCTGACCGCCGCCCTGAAGTGGGCGGCGGCCGAGCCGGACTGA
- a CDS encoding DUF4231 domain-containing protein, which yields MGPVREADLLPESFRHADAASLRSQRRATRLIRWQLLLLTAAAALGSARGPAFAWAAAAAFLGAALPALRVGRHNPQGRWYEGRAAAESVKTLAWKFAVRADLAGPTPAAPSGPAAPDDPEGRYALQLRGVLGLFGSGTVPPGGTGSPAGVTAAMRGLREQPLTVRREVYLRERVRAQHQWYREKAGYCDRAGRLTELLGFVLPVLGLALAVARALGWCCYDALGTIAAVTASVTAWAQLRQYRPLAAAYRLAADELELVHEQLARLDPSADDSEGLWARLARDAEDAVSREHTTWQARREVRGPAR from the coding sequence ATGGGGCCGGTCCGCGAGGCCGACCTGCTGCCCGAGTCGTTCCGGCACGCCGACGCCGCCTCGCTGCGCAGCCAGCGGCGCGCCACCCGGCTGATCCGCTGGCAACTGCTGCTGCTCACCGCGGCCGCCGCGCTGGGCTCGGCGCGCGGCCCGGCGTTCGCCTGGGCGGCGGCGGCGGCCTTCCTCGGCGCCGCCCTGCCGGCCCTGCGGGTGGGTCGGCACAACCCGCAGGGCCGCTGGTACGAGGGCCGGGCGGCCGCCGAGTCGGTCAAGACGCTGGCCTGGAAGTTCGCGGTCCGGGCCGACCTGGCCGGGCCGACCCCGGCCGCGCCGTCGGGGCCCGCGGCCCCCGACGACCCCGAGGGCCGCTACGCCCTGCAACTGCGCGGCGTGCTGGGCCTCTTCGGGAGCGGCACGGTGCCGCCCGGCGGGACCGGGTCGCCCGCGGGGGTGACCGCGGCGATGCGTGGTCTGCGCGAGCAGCCGCTGACCGTGCGCCGCGAGGTCTACCTGCGCGAGCGGGTGCGGGCGCAGCACCAGTGGTACCGCGAGAAGGCCGGCTACTGCGACCGGGCCGGGCGCCTGACCGAGCTGCTGGGCTTCGTGCTGCCGGTCCTCGGGCTGGCCCTCGCGGTGGCGCGCGCGCTCGGCTGGTGCTGCTACGACGCGCTCGGCACCATCGCGGCGGTGACCGCCTCGGTCACCGCCTGGGCCCAGTTGCGCCAGTACCGGCCACTGGCGGCCGCCTACCGGCTGGCGGCTGACGAACTGGAGCTGGTGCACGAGCAACTGGCCCGGCTCGACCCGAGCGCCGACGACTCCGAGGGGCTCTGGGCCAGACTCGCCCGGGACGCCGAGGACGCCGTCTCGCGCGAGCACACCACCTGGCAGGCCCGGCGCGAGGTGCGCGGCCCGGCCCGGTGA
- a CDS encoding ABC transporter substrate-binding protein yields MTDAPGARPERTGRHRAAGLAAAAALLPALLATAGCGGAADASAKTTLTVMTWAPADTGSTDRPGMTALATAIGDEVNTQGGVAGRRLKVLTCNEHNTADGAAACAQQAVQAGAVAVIGSYSQYGDSFMPPLEAKGIPFIGGYGLSSPEFTSPMSYPVAGGTLALIAGSGRQLVAAGCRTVALIRPDTPAGDGLVGELGAALQPDGVKLTDVRAKETSSDFTAQAQQAIGADLPGNCITAALSPTPTLNLLDALRRQPRRNTRLASVIGSFQQSVVDSTGGDGGPLSSAFATGWYPPEDSKVWDPLRDVVSTRAAAGLTTIDVSDPGVETTWVAYQVFLQAVQHLGDQPVTTKSLRDQLENGAPISTGGATPPLSWTLTSMLASADAPRLVNTSVTFQQVQNGRLVQSQPGFVDVRWVLTGGRPPAGPGTSSPSAS; encoded by the coding sequence ATGACCGACGCACCTGGGGCGCGGCCGGAGCGGACCGGGCGCCACCGCGCGGCGGGGCTGGCCGCCGCGGCCGCGCTGCTCCCGGCCCTGCTCGCCACCGCCGGCTGCGGCGGTGCGGCCGACGCCAGCGCCAAGACCACGCTGACCGTGATGACCTGGGCACCGGCCGACACCGGCTCCACCGACCGGCCCGGCATGACCGCGCTGGCCACCGCGATCGGCGATGAGGTCAACACCCAGGGCGGCGTGGCCGGACGCCGGCTCAAGGTGCTCACCTGCAACGAGCACAACACCGCCGACGGGGCCGCCGCCTGCGCCCAACAGGCCGTTCAGGCCGGCGCGGTCGCGGTGATCGGCTCCTACAGCCAGTACGGCGACAGCTTCATGCCGCCGCTGGAGGCCAAGGGCATCCCCTTCATCGGCGGCTACGGCCTCTCCAGCCCCGAGTTCACCAGCCCGATGTCCTACCCCGTGGCCGGCGGCACGCTCGCGCTGATCGCCGGCAGCGGGCGGCAGCTGGTCGCGGCGGGCTGCCGGACGGTCGCGCTGATCCGCCCCGACACCCCGGCCGGCGACGGCCTGGTCGGCGAGCTCGGCGCGGCGCTGCAGCCGGACGGCGTGAAGCTGACCGACGTCCGGGCCAAGGAGACCTCCTCCGACTTCACCGCCCAGGCCCAGCAGGCGATCGGCGCCGACCTGCCGGGCAACTGCATCACCGCCGCCCTCAGCCCGACCCCCACCCTCAACCTGCTCGACGCGCTGCGCCGCCAGCCGCGCCGCAACACCCGGCTCGCCTCGGTGATCGGCAGCTTCCAGCAGTCCGTGGTGGACTCCACCGGCGGCGACGGCGGTCCGCTGAGCAGCGCCTTCGCGACCGGCTGGTACCCGCCGGAGGACTCGAAGGTCTGGGACCCGCTGCGCGACGTGGTGAGCACCCGGGCCGCCGCCGGGCTGACCACCATCGACGTCTCCGACCCCGGGGTGGAGACCACCTGGGTCGCCTACCAGGTCTTCCTGCAGGCCGTGCAGCACCTGGGCGACCAGCCGGTGACCACCAAGTCGCTGCGCGACCAGCTGGAGAACGGCGCCCCGATCAGCACCGGCGGCGCCACCCCGCCGCTCAGCTGGACGCTGACCAGCATGCTGGCCAGCGCCGACGCCCCGCGCCTGGTGAACACCTCGGTCACCTTCCAGCAGGTGCAGAACGGCCGGCTGGTCCAGTCGCAGCCGGGCTTCGTGGACGTGCGCTGGGTGCTGACCGGCGGCAGGCCGCCGGCCGGGCCCGGCACGTCCTCACCGTCCGCCTCTTGA
- a CDS encoding SIS domain-containing protein — protein sequence MDDLVGQYFEAAVAHLRRAQAEEGEAIERAAELLAEAVAEGRRIFAFGAGHSSLAAQDVVYRAGGLVVVNLLNVPGMTGVNVMPAPLGSALERVSGLATAALDLTPATAGDLLFVISLSGRQVMPVELAQHARARGLRVVGVTSLAYPAQVASGHPSGTFLKDHCDVVLDNKIAVGDGELTHPGAETSFGPVSTIVTSALMQAVVAGAVGRLADRAVQGQGATPPLFRSGNVDGGTDWNAKLMAEHADRIFYAF from the coding sequence ATGGACGACCTGGTCGGGCAGTACTTCGAGGCCGCGGTGGCGCACCTGCGGCGGGCCCAGGCCGAGGAGGGGGAGGCGATCGAGCGGGCCGCCGAACTGCTGGCCGAGGCCGTCGCCGAGGGCCGGCGGATCTTCGCCTTCGGCGCCGGGCACTCCTCGCTGGCCGCGCAGGACGTGGTCTACCGGGCCGGCGGCCTGGTGGTGGTCAACCTGCTCAACGTGCCGGGGATGACCGGCGTCAACGTGATGCCGGCGCCGCTGGGCAGCGCGCTGGAGCGGGTCTCCGGCCTGGCCACCGCGGCCCTGGACCTGACCCCCGCCACCGCCGGCGACCTGCTCTTCGTCATCTCGCTCTCCGGCCGCCAGGTGATGCCGGTGGAGCTGGCCCAGCACGCCCGCGCGCGCGGCCTGCGGGTCGTCGGGGTGACCTCGCTGGCGTACCCGGCCCAGGTGGCCTCGGGCCACCCCTCCGGGACCTTCCTCAAGGACCACTGCGACGTGGTGCTCGACAACAAGATCGCGGTCGGCGACGGCGAGCTGACCCACCCGGGCGCCGAGACCAGCTTCGGGCCGGTCTCCACCATCGTGACCAGCGCGCTGATGCAGGCGGTGGTGGCGGGCGCGGTCGGCCGGCTCGCCGACCGCGCCGTCCAGGGCCAGGGGGCCACGCCCCCGCTGTTCCGCTCCGGCAACGTGGACGGCGGCACCGACTGGAACGCCAAGCTGATGGCCGAGCACGCCGACCGGATCTTCTACGCCTTCTGA
- a CDS encoding bifunctional DNA primase/polymerase, translating to MEETPGAPEQGSDGKPISPLLIEAARYAEERHWEIVPGTHLIEGDGPARCSCGVPDCPLPGAHPTTQDWLRRASAGPGVIRRWWTENPAASILLPAGRSFDVLDVPEVAGCLALARMERLELQLGPVLSAPAAPGLRGRRLLFLVLPGALAKLPEMLRKLGWQPGRLDLTVRGDGDWVVAPPSRVGPYSFAQWARPPSALNRWLPDAAELINPLAYACGRDAPAARLVPPPGPQQQAAPVR from the coding sequence GTGGAAGAGACCCCAGGAGCCCCGGAACAGGGCAGTGACGGAAAACCGATCTCCCCGCTCTTGATCGAGGCGGCCAGGTACGCGGAGGAGCGGCACTGGGAGATCGTGCCCGGCACCCACCTGATCGAGGGGGACGGCCCGGCCCGCTGCTCCTGCGGCGTGCCGGACTGCCCGCTGCCGGGGGCGCATCCCACCACCCAGGACTGGCTGCGGCGGGCCAGCGCCGGCCCCGGCGTGATCCGCCGCTGGTGGACCGAGAACCCGGCCGCCTCGATCCTGCTGCCCGCCGGGCGCTCCTTCGACGTGCTGGACGTCCCCGAGGTGGCCGGCTGCCTGGCGCTGGCGCGGATGGAGCGGCTGGAGCTGCAGCTCGGCCCGGTCCTCTCGGCGCCGGCCGCGCCCGGCCTGCGCGGGCGGCGGCTGCTCTTCCTGGTGCTGCCCGGCGCACTGGCCAAGCTGCCGGAGATGCTGCGCAAGCTCGGCTGGCAGCCCGGGCGGCTGGATCTGACGGTGCGCGGCGACGGGGACTGGGTGGTCGCGCCGCCCTCCCGGGTCGGCCCGTACAGCTTCGCGCAGTGGGCCAGGCCGCCGTCCGCGCTCAACCGCTGGCTGCCGGACGCCGCCGAGCTGATCAACCCGCTCGCCTACGCCTGCGGCCGGGACGCGCCCGCCGCCCGGCTGGTCCCGCCGCCGGGGCCGCAGCAGCAGGCGGCGCCGGTGCGCTGA
- a CDS encoding neprosin family prolyl endopeptidase: protein MRIRQALVSGATTLAAALSLLAAAPAANATPVTAAATTPATAAPSPGPLSPPLVNGSGPVCWFGSCYDYVSGRQVTDTDGATVRMLQAAPAIKPGDTDSHSLQELALQSSDQKSTVEIGWTVDLGLNGDVLPHLFVYHWVDGATSCYNGCGFVQVSRTAKAGMALRPGTPARFSIQNVAGDWWLFYNEQAVGYFPGSLWNGTYTRAQVVTAFGEVAHATGSTCEQMGDGRPGTARSAGWISDFHLLGATDRSSLTVAATSPALYSAGAVTPTSFRLGGPGTGPC from the coding sequence ATGCGCATACGCCAGGCCCTCGTCAGCGGCGCCACCACCCTCGCCGCCGCACTCAGCCTGCTGGCCGCCGCCCCCGCGGCCAACGCCACCCCGGTCACCGCGGCCGCCACCACCCCCGCGACGGCCGCGCCCAGCCCGGGCCCGCTGAGCCCGCCGCTGGTCAACGGCAGCGGCCCGGTCTGCTGGTTCGGCTCCTGCTACGACTACGTGTCGGGCCGTCAGGTGACCGACACCGACGGGGCGACGGTGCGGATGCTGCAGGCCGCGCCCGCGATCAAGCCCGGCGACACCGACTCGCACTCGCTCCAGGAGCTGGCGCTGCAGTCCAGCGACCAGAAGTCGACCGTGGAGATCGGCTGGACGGTCGACCTCGGGCTCAACGGCGACGTGCTGCCCCACCTGTTCGTCTACCACTGGGTGGACGGCGCCACCAGCTGCTACAACGGCTGCGGCTTCGTCCAGGTCTCGCGGACCGCCAAGGCCGGCATGGCACTGCGGCCGGGCACCCCCGCCCGGTTCAGCATCCAGAACGTGGCCGGCGACTGGTGGCTCTTCTACAACGAGCAGGCCGTCGGCTACTTCCCCGGGTCACTCTGGAACGGGACCTACACCCGGGCCCAGGTCGTCACCGCCTTCGGTGAGGTGGCGCACGCCACGGGCAGCACCTGCGAGCAGATGGGCGACGGGCGCCCGGGCACCGCGCGGAGCGCCGGTTGGATCTCCGACTTCCACCTGCTCGGTGCCACCGACCGCTCCAGCCTCACGGTGGCCGCCACCAGCCCGGCCCTCTACTCCGCGGGCGCGGTCACCCCGACCTCGTTCCGCCTCGGCGGCCCCGGCACCGGCCCCTGCTGA